CGCAGATGAGCGAATATGTCACCCACGCCGTGCTGCGCTTCTTCCGCCGGCTGGACGAGTACGAGCGCCTGCAGCAGGCGAAGATCTGGCGCTTCCTGAAGCCGTTCGATCGCGACGCGTTCGTGGTCGGCGTGCTGGGCCTGGGCGTGCTGGGCACGCACATCGCGCGCACGCTGGCGGGCTTCGGTTTTCCGGTGCGCGGGTGGAGCCGCTCGGCCAAGTCGGTGGAAGGCATCGACTGCCGCGCGGGCGCCGACGCCCTGCCCGGCTTCCTGGCCGGCACGCGCGTGCTGATCAACGTGCTGCCGCTGACGGCCGATACCGAGAACGTGCTCGATGCCGCGCTGTTCGACCAGCTCGAAGCCGGCGCGTATCTCGTCAACGTGGCGCGCGGCAAGCACCTGGTCGAGGACGACCTGCTCGCGGCCGTCGCGCGCGGGCAGATCGCCGGCGCGGCGCTCGACGTCTTCCGCACCGAGCCGCTGCCCGCCGATCATCCCTTCTGGACCGAACCGCGCATCCGCATCACGCCGCACATCTCGGCGCTGACGCTGCGCGAGGTCAGCATTGCCCAGATCGCGCGCAAGATCCGCGCGCTGGAAGCCGGCGAGCCGATCGCCGGCATCGTCGATCTGCAACGAGGTTACTGAGATGACGTTCCCGCATTTTGTGAAAGTAGTCGAGGTCGGCCCGCGCGACGGCCTGCAGAACGAGAAGTCGCCGGTGTCCACCGAGGCCAAGGTGGAGCTGGTGAACCGCCTGTCCGACGCCGGCTTCGTCAACGTGGAGGCCGCGTCGTTCGTGTCGCCCCGGTGGGTGCCCCAGATGGCCGACGGCGCCGACGTGATGGCGCGCATCCAGCGCCGGCCCGGCACGCTGTATTCCGCGCTGACGCCCAACATGAAGGGTTTCGAGGCCGCCGCCGCCGCGCTCGCCGATGAAGTGGTGATCTTCAGCGCGGCCAGCGAGGCGTTCTCGCAGAAGAACATCAACTGCTCGATCGCTGAATCGATCGAACGGTTCGTGCCGGTGGCCCGGGCCGCCAAGGACGCGGGCATCCGGCTGCGCGGGTCGATCTCGTGCGCGCTGGGCTGTCCGTACCAGGGCGAGGTGCCGGTAGCGTCGGTCGTCGATGTGGTCAAGCGGCTGGCGGCGCTCGGCTGCGATGAGATCGACATCGCCGACACCATCGGCGTGGGCACCGCCGGCCGCGTCAAGGCGGTGATGGAAGCCGCCGCCGCCGCCTTCCCGCTCGACCGGCTGTCGGGCCATTTCCACGACACCTACGGCCAGGCGCTGGCCAATATCCTGGCGAGCCTGGAAGTGGGCGTTGCCATCTTCCACGCGTCGGTGGCGGGGCTGGGCGGCTGCCCGTACGCCAAAGGGGCGACCGGCAACGTCGCCACCGAAGACGTGCTGTACCTGCTGCATGGCTTGGGGCTGCGCACCGGCATCGACCTGGACAAGGTGGTGCTGGCCGGCGACTTCATCTCCCAGGCCATCGGCCGGCCGACCGCCTCGCGCGCCGGCCGCGCCCTGCTGCTCAAGCTGCAGGACCAGATCGCCCAGGCCTGCATCTGACGCCAACGCTCAATGACGACGATGACGACCGCCCCCGACACCCACGCCCCCCTGCCCGAATCCGCCCAGCGCGTGGCCGACCACCTGCGCGCGCTCGGCTACGACAAGACCATCGTGATGCTGCCGGCCACCGGCAAGACCTCCGCCGAGGCCGCCGCCGGGCTGGGCTGCTCGGTGGCGGAGATCGCCAAGTCGATCCTCTTCCGGCGCGCGGAGGACGATGCGCCGGTGCTGGTGATCGCCAGCGGCACCAACCGCGTCGACGAGGCCAAGGTGTCGGCGCGCGTGGGCGCGCTGGCCAAGGCCGACGCCAGGTTCGTGCGCGAGAAGACCGGTTACGCCATCGGCGGCGTGTGTCCCGTCGGCCATGCCGTCAAGCCGGTGATGCTGCTCGACGAGGACCTGTTCCGCTTCGACAGCGTGTGGGCCGCCGCCGGCCATCCGCACGCGGTCTTCAACCTGACGCCCGCCGAACTGGCGGCGATGACCGGCGCCCCGGTGGCGGACATCGCCCAGCGGGG
The sequence above is a segment of the Ralstonia nicotianae genome. Coding sequences within it:
- a CDS encoding 2-hydroxyacid dehydrogenase: MHIQIYTPDGKPQPWLDGFAQALPGARLSVWAQGAAHDADYAVVWQPPADMLRGRTDLRAVFNLGAGVDAILGLLAQSPDALPESVPIVRLDDAGMASQMSEYVTHAVLRFFRRLDEYERLQQAKIWRFLKPFDRDAFVVGVLGLGVLGTHIARTLAGFGFPVRGWSRSAKSVEGIDCRAGADALPGFLAGTRVLINVLPLTADTENVLDAALFDQLEAGAYLVNVARGKHLVEDDLLAAVARGQIAGAALDVFRTEPLPADHPFWTEPRIRITPHISALTLREVSIAQIARKIRALEAGEPIAGIVDLQRGY
- a CDS encoding hydroxymethylglutaryl-CoA lyase, coding for MTFPHFVKVVEVGPRDGLQNEKSPVSTEAKVELVNRLSDAGFVNVEAASFVSPRWVPQMADGADVMARIQRRPGTLYSALTPNMKGFEAAAAALADEVVIFSAASEAFSQKNINCSIAESIERFVPVARAAKDAGIRLRGSISCALGCPYQGEVPVASVVDVVKRLAALGCDEIDIADTIGVGTAGRVKAVMEAAAAAFPLDRLSGHFHDTYGQALANILASLEVGVAIFHASVAGLGGCPYAKGATGNVATEDVLYLLHGLGLRTGIDLDKVVLAGDFISQAIGRPTASRAGRALLLKLQDQIAQACI
- a CDS encoding YbaK/EbsC family protein; this translates as MTTAPDTHAPLPESAQRVADHLRALGYDKTIVMLPATGKTSAEAAAGLGCSVAEIAKSILFRRAEDDAPVLVIASGTNRVDEAKVSARVGALAKADARFVREKTGYAIGGVCPVGHAVKPVMLLDEDLFRFDSVWAAAGHPHAVFNLTPAELAAMTGAPVADIAQRG